One genomic window of Solanum stenotomum isolate F172 chromosome 9, ASM1918654v1, whole genome shotgun sequence includes the following:
- the LOC125875581 gene encoding uncharacterized protein LOC125875581, with protein MHIEKNVCDNIIGTLLDIEGKTKDNLNARRDLKEMGIRRDLHPTYRDGRWYYPAACYSLSRDEKSKVCKFLKVVKVPNGYSSNISRWVKSEDCKINGLKSHDSHILLEQLLPLAIRGVVPSNVYDAITELSIFFKELCSKTLRVDVLDQLAAQIPITLSKLEKIFLPPFFDVMVHLVIHLPREAKLGGPVQNRWMYPIERFLRILKCYVHNRNHPEGCMAEGYIIEECIILCSRYLHGSAK; from the exons atgcatattgaaaaaaatgtgtGCGATAATATTATTGGGACATTACTAGATATtgaaggaaaaacaaaagataaTTTGAATGCTCGTCGCGATTTGAAGGAAATGGGTATAAGAAGAGATTTACATCCAACTTATAGAGATGGAAGATGGTATTACCCAGCAGCATGTTATTCTTTATCACGAGATGAGAAATCTAAAGTATGCAAGTTCTTGAAAGTGGTTAAGGTTCCAAATGGTTATTCTTCCAATATATCACGGTGGGTGAAGTCAGAGGATTGTAAAATTAATGGATTAAAGAGTCATGATTCACATATTTTATTGGAACAACTACTTCCTCTTGCAATTCGTGGAGTCGTGCCAAGCAATGTCTATGATGCTATCACCGAgttaagtatttttttcaaagaattGTGTTCGAAAACACTAAGGGTTGATGTGTTGGATCAACTTGCAGCTCAAATTCCAATAACACTGAGCAAATTAGAAAAGATATTTCTACCACCATTTTTTGACGTTATGGTTCATTTAGTCATTCATCTTCCAAGAGAGGCTAAGCTTGGCGGACCTGTACAAAATAGGTGGATGTATCCTATTGAGAG ATTTTTACGCATATTGAAATGTTATGTTCATAATAGAAATCATCCGGAAGGGTGTATGGCAGAAGGGTATATTATTGAAGAATGTATAATACTTTGCTCAAGGTATTTACATGGAAGTGCAAAATAG